A region of Campylobacter suis DNA encodes the following proteins:
- a CDS encoding cytochrome b, whose amino-acid sequence MAQIHKSTGVIDWLDQRLAVTKLMKVLVSEYWIPKNINFLWAMGVILTTLFMLLVITGFLLLMYYKPDVNLAFDSVNKTIMQEVEYGWLWRHIHAVSASVIFLIMYIHLLTGLYYGSYKKGREIIWISGMVLFICFSAEAFSGYMLPWGQMSYWAATVITQLFGAIPVIGPDLVEWIRGDYAVGDATLTRFFMLHVCLLPLVTIAVLVIHFYSLRIPHVNNETSEEIDFEVEAEIYLKGDKAKSKVIPFWPGFLAKDFMYVGFFMIFFMYLVCFNYGFAMDPINFEPANPLKTPPHIYPEWYFLWQYEILRGFFFDIFGITASNIGLISFAFAGAAFMIIPLLDQSPVVAPAHKRPLFFIWFWLLVIDLIALSILGKVPTGGIMDWLGFGFSVLFLFLFIVMLPAISIIEKRRG is encoded by the coding sequence ATGGCACAAATTCATAAATCAACTGGCGTTATTGACTGGCTTGATCAACGCTTGGCAGTTACAAAACTGATGAAAGTCTTAGTCAGCGAGTACTGGATACCAAAAAATATTAACTTCCTTTGGGCGATGGGTGTTATTCTCACAACACTTTTTATGCTACTTGTTATAACTGGATTTTTACTACTTATGTATTATAAACCAGATGTAAATTTAGCCTTTGACAGCGTTAATAAAACTATCATGCAAGAGGTTGAGTACGGCTGGTTGTGGCGTCATATACACGCAGTTTCAGCATCTGTCATCTTTCTTATAATGTATATCCACTTGCTTACTGGTCTTTACTATGGTTCATACAAAAAGGGTCGCGAGATCATTTGGATAAGTGGCATGGTACTATTTATATGCTTCTCAGCAGAGGCATTTAGTGGCTATATGCTACCTTGGGGTCAGATGAGTTACTGGGCAGCGACTGTTATAACTCAGCTTTTTGGAGCTATACCTGTTATAGGACCTGACTTAGTTGAGTGGATAAGGGGCGATTATGCAGTTGGCGATGCGACACTTACGCGCTTTTTTATGCTTCATGTTTGCTTATTACCGCTTGTTACAATAGCTGTTTTAGTTATACACTTTTACTCACTTAGAATTCCTCATGTCAATAACGAAACTAGTGAAGAGATTGACTTTGAAGTTGAGGCAGAAATTTATCTAAAGGGCGATAAGGCTAAGTCAAAAGTTATACCTTTTTGGCCTGGATTTTTAGCAAAAGACTTTATGTATGTTGGGTTTTTCATGATATTTTTCATGTATCTTGTATGCTTTAACTACGGTTTTGCGATGGATCCTATCAACTTTGAGCCTGCAAACCCACTAAAAACTCCACCACATATCTACCCTGAGTGGTATTTCTTATGGCAGTATGAAATTTTAAGAGGCTTTTTCTTTGATATATTTGGCATAACAGCTTCAAACATAGGTCTAATTTCATTTGCATTTGCTGGAGCGGCATTTATGATCATACCACTACTTGATCAAAGCCCAGTAGTTGCACCAGCACATAAAAGACCGCTATTTTTTATATGGTTTTGGCTACTTGTGATCGACCTTATAGCACTTTCTATACTTGGTAAAGTTCCAACTGGTGGCATTATGGATTGGTTAGGTTTTGGTTTTTCAGTGCTATTTTTATTCTTATTTATTGTCATGCTTCCAGCTATTAGCATAATCGAAAAGAGAAGGGGATAA
- the rpsB gene encoding 30S ribosomal protein S2: MVTMRDLLECGVHFGHQTRRWNPKMKKYIFGERKGIYIIDLQKTIRYFRYTYNIVRDAAAEGKTILFVGTKKQAVEAIKEHAEKCGMPYVNHRWLGGMMTNFGTIRQSIRKLEVIETMEEDGSINLLTKKEALMLRRKKEKLLATLGGIRNMKSLPDMVFVIDTVKEKIAVAEANRLGMPVVAPIDTNCDPDVVDFPIPGNDDAIRSVQLFCQEMAEAINEGKSLLEQDTDENAKEEVSQDEKDAVLAEALNEEDFGAEDEE; the protein is encoded by the coding sequence ATGGTAACAATGAGAGATTTGCTAGAGTGCGGCGTTCACTTCGGACACCAAACACGCAGATGGAACCCAAAGATGAAAAAATACATCTTTGGCGAGAGAAAAGGTATCTATATCATAGATCTACAAAAGACAATTCGCTACTTCCGCTACACTTATAACATTGTTCGTGACGCAGCAGCAGAGGGCAAGACTATCCTTTTTGTCGGCACTAAAAAACAAGCTGTTGAAGCTATAAAAGAGCATGCAGAAAAATGCGGTATGCCATATGTTAATCACCGCTGGCTAGGTGGCATGATGACAAACTTTGGAACTATCCGCCAAAGTATCCGCAAGCTTGAAGTTATCGAGACTATGGAAGAAGATGGCTCTATAAATTTACTAACTAAAAAAGAGGCTTTAATGCTGCGCCGCAAGAAAGAGAAGCTGCTTGCAACTCTTGGTGGTATCAGAAATATGAAAAGCCTTCCTGATATGGTTTTTGTTATCGACACAGTTAAAGAAAAAATCGCCGTTGCTGAAGCAAACCGCCTAGGTATGCCAGTTGTAGCGCCTATTGATACAAACTGCGATCCAGATGTGGTTGATTTCCCAATACCTGGCAACGATGATGCGATTCGTTCAGTTCAGCTTTTCTGCCAAGAGATGGCTGAAGCTATAAACGAGGGCAAATCACTACTTGAGCAAGATACTGATGAAAATGCCAAAGAAGAAGTAAGCCAAGATGAAAAAGATGCAGTTTTAGCTGAAGCACTTAACGAAGAAGACTTTGGTGCGGAGGATGAAGAGTAA
- a CDS encoding acyl-CoA thioesterase, with amino-acid sequence MKEFLYKFKVPSEAIDMHGHMNNAYYFKIMQDVGFAHSNSVGDTLEAQKQRGGVWLIRENQATYIKPVFLDDEIVIKSWSERDKKATSTRFFEFYRGEILLATAKTTFFYFDTRKNRPVAIPDEVAALYE; translated from the coding sequence ATGAAAGAGTTTTTGTATAAATTTAAAGTACCAAGCGAAGCGATCGATATGCACGGGCATATGAATAATGCCTATTATTTTAAGATAATGCAAGATGTAGGTTTTGCTCACTCAAACTCCGTTGGCGATACGCTTGAAGCGCAAAAACAGCGCGGTGGCGTGTGGCTTATACGCGAAAATCAAGCAACTTACATAAAGCCCGTGTTTTTAGATGATGAGATAGTTATAAAAAGCTGGAGCGAACGTGATAAAAAGGCTACTTCAACTAGATTTTTCGAGTTTTACAGGGGTGAAATTCTGCTTGCTACAGCAAAAACTACATTTTTTTACTTTGATACGCGCAAAAACCGCCCAGTAGCCATACCAGATGAAGTGGCGGCGTTGTATGAATAG
- a CDS encoding ABC transporter ATP-binding protein encodes MEILKGVDLGFAYDYTLFENVNLSLNAGESTAILGVSGCGKSTLLHILSTLLKPNSGEVIYNSQSLYSLKQDELIKIRRFDFGIIFQAHYLFKGFNALENIELASILANKPIEQKYLDALKISHVLNNKVGELSGGQQQRVSIARVLSKKPRIIFADEPTGNLDKETASDVMSVLFEYILENNAALAIVTHDNDLAKQCSCAYKLQDKQLLQI; translated from the coding sequence ATGGAAATTTTAAAGGGCGTAGATCTAGGCTTTGCGTATGATTATACGCTCTTTGAAAATGTAAACCTAAGCTTAAACGCTGGCGAAAGCACGGCGATTTTAGGTGTGAGCGGGTGTGGCAAAAGCACCCTTCTTCACATACTCTCAACACTTTTAAAGCCAAACTCAGGTGAAGTTATATATAACTCACAATCGCTTTACTCACTAAAGCAAGATGAGCTTATAAAAATTCGTAGATTTGACTTTGGTATTATATTTCAAGCACACTATCTTTTTAAGGGCTTTAATGCACTTGAAAATATCGAACTAGCAAGCATTTTAGCCAACAAACCAATAGAGCAAAAATACCTTGATGCGCTTAAAATTTCTCATGTTTTAAATAATAAAGTTGGCGAACTAAGCGGAGGGCAACAACAACGAGTTAGTATCGCAAGAGTGCTTAGTAAAAAACCACGAATCATCTTTGCTGATGAACCGACTGGAAATTTAGACAAAGAAACGGCAAGCGATGTCATGAGTGTGCTTTTTGAATACATCCTAGAAAACAACGCTGCACTTGCTATCGTTACTCACGATAATGATTTAGCAAAACAGTGCAGTTGTGCATATAAACTTCAAGACAAACAACTTTTACAAATATAA
- the gmk gene encoding guanylate kinase: MKGQILLVSGPSGSGKSTLLKRLFSEEKGIYFSISSTTRAIRDGEINGVHYNFISKEEFEEGIKNDEFLEWAQVHKNYYGTSLKPVKEQLELGNIVVFDIDVQGFAIAREKFKSLITSVFITTTNKKELKKRLESRGTDNAKTIENRLMNAVGEMEHILEYDYFLINDDIQKSYKGLRSIVRAMRLKSTNINLRQTVENWIDC; the protein is encoded by the coding sequence GTGAAGGGGCAAATTTTACTTGTTTCAGGACCTAGCGGAAGCGGAAAAAGCACACTTTTAAAACGCCTTTTTTCTGAAGAAAAAGGAATTTACTTCTCTATATCAAGCACAACTAGAGCTATTAGAGATGGCGAGATAAACGGGGTTCATTATAATTTTATCAGCAAAGAGGAATTTGAAGAAGGTATAAAAAACGATGAGTTTTTAGAGTGGGCTCAAGTGCACAAAAACTACTATGGCACCAGTTTAAAACCAGTCAAAGAGCAACTTGAACTTGGTAATATAGTTGTTTTTGACATCGATGTACAGGGGTTTGCAATAGCAAGAGAAAAATTTAAAAGCCTTATCACATCAGTTTTTATCACCACAACAAACAAAAAAGAGCTTAAAAAAAGGCTTGAAAGCCGCGGGACTGATAATGCCAAAACTATCGAAAACCGCTTAATGAACGCGGTTGGAGAGATGGAGCATATATTAGAATACGACTATTTTTTAATAAATGATGATATACAAAAAAGCTACAAAGGACTAAGGTCTATCGTGCGTGCAATGCGCCTTAAAAGCACAAATATCAACCTTAGACAAACGGTAGAAAATTGGATAGATTGCTAA
- a CDS encoding Sec-independent protein translocase subunit TatA/TatB encodes MGISVQQLLIILAIIVLLFGAKKIPELAKGLGKGIKSFKAEMEDEKPVEKVEEKTSDVKTTEAKVEEKTQA; translated from the coding sequence ATGGGTATCAGTGTTCAGCAGTTATTAATAATACTTGCGATCATCGTTTTATTGTTTGGAGCAAAGAAAATTCCAGAACTTGCAAAAGGTCTTGGCAAGGGCATAAAGAGCTTTAAAGCCGAGATGGAAGATGAAAAGCCGGTAGAAAAAGTCGAGGAAAAAACTTCTGATGTCAAGACAACTGAAGCAAAAGTAGAAGAAAAAACACAGGCATAA
- the petA gene encoding ubiquinol-cytochrome c reductase iron-sulfur subunit has product MSVEQQRRSFIGLAFGAVAAAGGAISLVAVKKTWDPLPSVKAAGFTTVDLSPMKDGEMRQVEWRKKPIFILKKDASMAPNDARDVVVGDARYTVVIGLCTHLGCIPEYKISKQTFICACHAGEFNTDGINTFGPPPRPLEIPPFKIDGTKLVLGETSPEYEKLAGKA; this is encoded by the coding sequence ATGTCCGTAGAACAACAAAGACGCAGTTTTATCGGTCTTGCATTCGGTGCAGTAGCCGCAGCAGGTGGCGCCATATCGCTTGTAGCCGTTAAAAAAACATGGGATCCGCTTCCTAGCGTCAAAGCGGCTGGTTTTACGACCGTTGATTTATCTCCAATGAAAGATGGAGAGATGAGACAAGTAGAGTGGCGTAAAAAGCCTATTTTTATACTTAAAAAAGATGCAAGCATGGCACCAAATGATGCGCGTGATGTTGTTGTAGGAGATGCAAGATATACCGTAGTTATCGGTCTTTGTACTCATCTTGGCTGTATCCCTGAGTATAAAATTTCAAAGCAAACTTTTATATGCGCCTGTCATGCTGGAGAATTTAACACTGATGGCATAAACACATTTGGACCACCACCACGCCCGCTTGAGATACCTCCGTTTAAGATAGATGGCACAAAGCTAGTTCTTGGCGAGACAAGTCCAGAGTATGAAAAACTAGCTGGTAAAGCATAA
- the argS gene encoding arginine--tRNA ligase — protein sequence MKDIVKAEIFKVLQREFVLEKPKDKNLAHYATPIAFSLAKELKRSPMIIAQELAGKFADSEIFEASAVNGYLNFKLKGAFLNDYATKALNSGENFAGSEPKQKSLLIEYISANPTGPLHIGHVRGAVYGDTLARIGKYIGYDIATEYYINDAGNQIDLLGTSISLWAKENLLGENVAYPEKFYRGDYIADIANTAFTKFGKEIFTDETRNLELAEFGKDIVLDIIKKDLAEANIFIESWASEKSYYDKLDATITKLERSGQMYKKDGATYIASTKLNDDSDRVVVRDDGRPTYLAGDIVYHNDKFERGYDEYLNIWGADHHGYITRLKAAINFLGYDENRLEILLMQMVSLLKDGKPYKMSKRAGNAILMSDITAEIGADALRFIFISKANTSSLEFDVDELKKEDSSNPIYYINYAHARINQVFEKAGKPISSIANADLRELDENGKNLLFEALTLSEVLEDAFLQKALQKLPEYLKSLCASFHKFYNENRVVGSQNEDVLLKLFALVALSIKTSLALMGIVAKERM from the coding sequence TTGAAAGATATTGTAAAAGCTGAAATTTTCAAGGTTTTACAGCGTGAATTTGTGCTTGAAAAACCAAAAGATAAAAACCTAGCTCACTACGCAACTCCGATAGCTTTTAGTCTGGCAAAGGAGCTTAAACGCTCCCCAATGATCATAGCCCAAGAGCTTGCAGGCAAATTTGCAGATAGTGAAATTTTTGAAGCTAGTGCAGTAAATGGCTACCTAAATTTCAAGTTAAAAGGGGCTTTTTTAAACGACTATGCAACAAAAGCGCTAAATAGTGGCGAAAATTTTGCTGGCTCAGAACCTAAACAAAAAAGCCTATTAATCGAATACATAAGCGCAAATCCCACTGGTCCGCTACATATAGGGCATGTGCGTGGCGCAGTTTATGGTGATACTCTAGCACGCATAGGTAAGTATATTGGTTATGATATAGCCACAGAGTACTACATCAACGACGCAGGCAATCAAATAGACTTGCTTGGCACATCCATTAGTCTTTGGGCTAAAGAGAATTTACTCGGTGAAAATGTTGCATATCCAGAAAAATTTTACCGAGGCGACTATATCGCAGATATTGCAAATACTGCATTTACTAAATTTGGTAAAGAAATTTTTACAGATGAAACCAGAAACCTTGAATTAGCAGAATTTGGCAAAGATATAGTCCTTGACATCATCAAAAAAGATCTAGCAGAGGCAAATATCTTTATAGAAAGCTGGGCTAGTGAAAAAAGCTATTATGACAAGCTTGACGCGACTATTACTAAGCTTGAGCGCTCAGGACAGATGTATAAAAAAGATGGCGCAACATACATTGCATCAACTAAACTAAATGACGATAGTGATCGTGTTGTCGTGCGTGATGATGGCAGACCAACCTACCTAGCTGGTGACATAGTCTATCATAATGACAAATTTGAGCGCGGGTATGATGAGTATTTAAACATTTGGGGAGCAGATCATCACGGATATATAACACGCTTAAAGGCAGCTATAAATTTCTTAGGATATGATGAAAATAGACTTGAAATTTTACTAATGCAAATGGTAAGCCTGCTAAAAGATGGCAAGCCTTACAAAATGAGTAAGCGAGCAGGCAATGCTATACTTATGAGCGATATTACTGCTGAAATAGGTGCTGACGCCTTACGCTTTATCTTTATAAGTAAGGCAAATACGAGCAGTCTTGAGTTTGATGTAGATGAGCTTAAAAAAGAGGATAGCTCAAATCCAATTTATTATATAAATTACGCTCATGCAAGGATAAACCAAGTCTTTGAAAAAGCTGGAAAACCAATCTCTAGCATAGCTAACGCAGACCTTAGAGAGCTTGATGAAAATGGGAAAAATTTGTTGTTTGAGGCACTTACTTTAAGTGAAGTTTTAGAAGATGCATTTTTACAAAAAGCACTTCAAAAACTACCAGAATATCTAAAATCTCTTTGCGCGAGCTTTCATAAATTTTATAACGAAAACAGAGTTGTCGGTAGCCAAAATGAAGATGTGTTACTAAAGCTCTTTGCACTTGTTGCGCTTAGTATAAAAACCTCACTTGCACTCATGGGCATTGTAGCAAAAGAGCGCATGTAA
- the fliR gene encoding flagellar biosynthetic protein FliR: MELVEFFGADQVIKFMLLFARLSGLVVFFPFFSHNQIPLSVKTLLVMALSIVLFPLAKVHENPINFLIFDILGEVMLGLCAGLLLNIIFGALSMAGEQISMVMGFSMATVLDPQTGTNSPVIANIINFMALLTFLIFDGHHLLIQFYANSLAHIPLGDFYPRSGVAIYASKAMLNLFMFGFMLAFPIIALSLLADLIFGMLMKTMPQFNLLVIGYPIKITIGFAVLVAILAGIMKIFTDLTLRIINDYPSLFF; encoded by the coding sequence ATGGAATTAGTGGAGTTTTTTGGTGCAGACCAAGTGATAAAATTTATGCTACTTTTCGCTAGGCTTAGCGGACTTGTTGTATTTTTTCCATTTTTTTCACACAACCAAATTCCACTAAGCGTAAAAACACTACTCGTTATGGCACTTAGTATCGTCCTTTTCCCGCTTGCAAAAGTTCATGAAAACCCTATAAATTTCTTGATTTTTGATATACTAGGTGAAGTCATGCTCGGGCTTTGCGCTGGTTTGCTTTTAAATATCATCTTCGGGGCTCTTTCAATGGCCGGGGAGCAAATTTCTATGGTTATGGGCTTTTCGATGGCAACAGTTCTTGATCCGCAAACTGGCACAAACTCACCAGTCATCGCAAATATCATAAATTTCATGGCTCTACTTACTTTTTTAATTTTTGATGGACATCATTTGCTTATACAGTTTTACGCAAATTCGCTTGCGCACATACCTCTTGGCGACTTTTATCCGCGTTCAGGAGTTGCCATCTATGCCTCAAAAGCGATGCTAAACCTCTTTATGTTTGGCTTTATGTTAGCTTTTCCGATCATAGCCTTATCACTTTTGGCTGATCTGATCTTTGGCATGCTTATGAAAACAATGCCACAATTTAACCTTTTAGTGATCGGCTATCCTATAAAAATAACCATCGGTTTTGCTGTTTTGGTGGCTATTTTAGCGGGTATTATGAAAATTTTTACAGACCTTACGCTACGCATAATAAACGACTATCCGTCATTATTTTTCTAA
- a CDS encoding YeiH family protein yields the protein MIGQSLKHFFTHKFAWFCLIFLVSFSLLLSLFPPFSTLYISPLIISVILGMMIANLLPHQAHLLKESGVLTISTKQILRLGIILFGFRINFQNITELGSNALILAFLVVFSTFFIALFVGKFLGLSKSLSALIGSGSAICGAAAVMAGSSTIKSNEQEIATAICTVVLFGTTFMFVYPIIFRLNLLDFNDVFMGVFTGASLHEVAHVIAAGAAISDEAKQSAVIVKMLRVLMLVPFLILLSGIFKQTSGEKKSVFPFFALYFFIVACINSLLNLPEILLTVLNWLCVFLLCMAMCALGFHPKQKCL from the coding sequence ATGATAGGGCAAAGCTTAAAGCATTTTTTTACCCATAAATTTGCTTGGTTTTGCCTTATCTTTCTTGTATCTTTTTCACTTTTACTATCTCTTTTTCCACCTTTTTCAACACTTTACATTAGTCCGTTAATAATCTCAGTCATACTTGGTATGATGATTGCGAATTTATTACCACATCAAGCACACTTACTAAAAGAAAGCGGAGTTTTGACTATCTCAACAAAGCAAATTTTAAGACTTGGCATTATTTTATTTGGCTTTCGTATAAATTTTCAAAATATCACAGAGCTTGGCTCAAACGCCTTAATACTAGCTTTTTTAGTAGTTTTTAGCACTTTTTTTATAGCACTTTTTGTAGGTAAATTTCTTGGGCTTAGCAAGAGTTTGAGTGCTCTTATTGGCTCTGGAAGCGCTATATGCGGGGCTGCTGCGGTAATGGCAGGCTCTAGCACTATAAAATCAAACGAACAAGAGATCGCCACAGCTATTTGCACAGTCGTTCTTTTTGGAACAACTTTTATGTTTGTTTATCCTATTATTTTTAGACTAAATTTGTTGGACTTTAATGATGTTTTTATGGGTGTTTTTACTGGTGCTTCACTTCACGAAGTGGCACATGTTATCGCCGCTGGAGCTGCTATTAGCGATGAAGCAAAGCAAAGTGCAGTTATAGTTAAGATGCTTAGAGTTTTGATGCTAGTGCCTTTTTTGATACTGCTATCTGGAATTTTTAAGCAAACCTCGGGCGAAAAAAAGAGTGTATTTCCATTTTTTGCACTCTATTTTTTTATCGTAGCTTGCATAAATTCACTACTAAACTTACCAGAAATTTTACTAACTGTTTTAAACTGGCTTTGTGTATTTTTACTCTGTATGGCTATGTGCGCACTTGGCTTCCACCCTAAACAAAAATGCCTTTAA
- a CDS encoding SseB family protein, which produces MSLIEAIKNFKNTPDTQTEIKLIAELKKAQFLAPIILVAPLANPDGSAVFEEEGSNIKFALLQDDESGERFFPAFSSKDEMMKWRNDSEQEVINLQLKDYANMLLENTDKYSGVVVDAYSHSLTLNLDFFKALFKK; this is translated from the coding sequence ATGAGTTTGATTGAAGCGATTAAGAATTTTAAAAACACACCAGATACACAAACTGAGATAAAGCTGATAGCAGAGCTTAAAAAGGCTCAGTTTTTAGCACCGATCATACTTGTTGCACCGCTGGCAAATCCTGATGGAAGCGCAGTTTTTGAAGAAGAAGGCTCAAATATAAAATTTGCCCTACTCCAAGATGATGAGAGTGGTGAGCGATTTTTCCCAGCATTTAGCAGCAAAGATGAGATGATGAAGTGGCGAAATGATAGCGAGCAAGAGGTGATAAATTTGCAGCTTAAAGACTACGCCAATATGCTTTTAGAAAACACAGATAAATACTCTGGTGTTGTTGTTGATGCTTATTCACACTCACTAACGCTAAATTTAGATTTTTTTAAGGCTTTGTTTAAAAAATAG
- a CDS encoding DUF4198 domain-containing protein yields the protein MKKTLICLAVAGLVGTSMAHDFWVDGKNEDKFNAHIGYGHDFPTPEKISEKRVKLFDPLYIVKQDGSKVKLNQSGENYEFSTEKLADASYILAGDYKPTFWSQDSDGKWHMDKTRKDVKNVEFCEVATMAAKRVISIGDKKHNFIHSPIGQSIEIVPLSDPFELKVDKPFKVQVFLDGKPLKTAKVTGTFDGFLKDKHAFSGTTDLKGVIEILALKPGKWLLEVTHERPYKDKEVCDVEMILATLVVNIK from the coding sequence ATGAAAAAAACTTTAATTTGTCTAGCTGTTGCTGGATTAGTTGGAACCTCTATGGCTCACGATTTTTGGGTGGATGGCAAGAATGAGGATAAATTTAATGCGCATATAGGCTATGGGCATGACTTTCCAACCCCAGAAAAAATCTCAGAAAAAAGAGTTAAACTTTTTGATCCACTTTACATTGTAAAACAAGACGGCTCAAAAGTTAAACTAAACCAATCAGGAGAAAACTACGAATTTTCTACTGAAAAGCTAGCTGATGCTAGTTATATTTTGGCAGGAGACTATAAGCCTACATTTTGGTCGCAAGATAGCGACGGTAAGTGGCACATGGATAAAACTAGAAAAGATGTGAAAAATGTTGAATTTTGCGAGGTTGCCACTATGGCAGCTAAAAGAGTAATATCTATTGGCGATAAAAAGCATAACTTTATACACAGCCCGATAGGACAAAGTATTGAGATAGTTCCACTTAGTGATCCTTTTGAATTAAAAGTCGATAAACCGTTTAAAGTTCAAGTATTTCTTGATGGTAAGCCGTTAAAAACAGCAAAAGTTACTGGAACTTTTGATGGATTTTTAAAAGATAAGCACGCTTTTTCTGGTACAACGGACCTAAAAGGTGTCATAGAAATTTTAGCACTAAAACCTGGAAAATGGCTACTAGAAGTTACTCATGAACGCCCTTATAAAGATAAAGAAGTGTGTGATGTGGAGATGATTTTAGCAACTTTAGTTGTTAATATAAAGTAA
- the tsf gene encoding translation elongation factor Ts yields the protein MEITAQMVKELRESTGAGMMDCKKALAEANGDMQKAVDLLREKGLGQAAKKADRLASEGLVAVEVCEKCKQATITEINSETDFVAKNDKFQALTKDTTAHIQANGIKTVEELTASTINGVKFEDYLKSQIATIGENLVVRRFETITADANGVVNGYVHSNGRVGVLIGAACENAEVAQKAQEFIRNLCMHAAAMKPEVISYKDLEKDFVEKEFIALRAELEKENEELKRLGKPLHHIPEYASRCQIGEAELAKATKAIEDELKAEGKPEKIWDKIIPGKIERFYADNTVLDQRLTLLGQFYVMDDKKTVEQIVAEKSKELGGKIEIVKYVRFELGEGLEKKVDDFAAEVAAQIG from the coding sequence ATGGAAATCACAGCACAGATGGTAAAAGAGCTCCGCGAAAGCACTGGAGCTGGTATGATGGATTGTAAAAAGGCTTTAGCAGAGGCTAATGGCGATATGCAAAAAGCTGTTGATTTGCTTCGCGAAAAGGGTCTAGGACAAGCTGCAAAAAAAGCTGACCGCCTTGCTAGCGAAGGTCTTGTAGCTGTTGAAGTTTGCGAAAAATGCAAACAAGCTACGATAACAGAGATAAACTCAGAAACTGACTTTGTGGCTAAAAATGACAAATTCCAAGCACTAACAAAAGATACAACGGCTCACATCCAAGCAAATGGGATAAAAACAGTTGAAGAGCTAACGGCAAGTACTATAAATGGTGTAAAATTTGAAGATTATCTAAAAAGCCAGATAGCAACTATCGGTGAAAACCTTGTAGTTCGCCGCTTTGAAACTATAACAGCTGATGCAAATGGCGTTGTAAATGGCTATGTGCATTCAAACGGTCGTGTTGGTGTTTTAATCGGTGCCGCTTGCGAAAACGCAGAAGTAGCACAAAAAGCACAGGAGTTTATCCGTAATCTTTGCATGCATGCAGCAGCGATGAAGCCAGAAGTTATAAGCTATAAAGATCTCGAGAAAGATTTTGTTGAGAAAGAATTTATCGCTCTTCGTGCTGAGCTTGAAAAAGAGAATGAAGAGCTTAAGCGCTTAGGCAAACCACTTCATCACATTCCAGAATATGCAAGTCGCTGCCAGATAGGCGAAGCTGAACTTGCAAAAGCAACAAAAGCTATCGAAGATGAGCTAAAAGCTGAAGGCAAACCAGAGAAAATTTGGGATAAAATCATCCCTGGAAAAATCGAGCGTTTTTATGCCGATAATACCGTGCTAGATCAGCGCTTAACACTTCTTGGTCAGTTTTATGTAATGGATGATAAAAAGACTGTTGAGCAAATCGTAGCTGAAAAGTCAAAAGAGCTTGGCGGAAAAATAGAGATAGTAAAATATGTCCGCTTTGAACTTGGCGAAGGGCTTGAGAAAAAAGTTGATGACTTTGCGGCAGAAGTAGCAGCACAAATCGGCTAA